A genomic region of Acidimicrobiales bacterium contains the following coding sequences:
- the era gene encoding GTPase Era: MRSGFATLVGRPNVGKSTLLNTILGTKVSIVSNKVQTTRHAVRGVLTRPDAQIVFVDTPGIHKPRTRLGTRLNATATDALDGVDVVCLVLDATAPLGDGDRFVASLTPPGALVVVNKCDRASKDQIITQLAAAGGLDKAEYFPVSARTGQGVDALVDAIAQRLPEGPLLYPADQVSDTSEEHWVAELVREQLLAILREELPHSVTCRVVDWDWPVVKVEILVERDSQKGIVIGKKGEVLKRVGIAVREQMPEGVFLDLVVKVEKDWQRRDASLDRLGF, from the coding sequence ATGCGCTCCGGATTCGCCACGTTGGTGGGCCGGCCGAACGTCGGCAAGTCGACGCTGCTCAACACCATCCTCGGCACGAAGGTGTCGATCGTCTCGAACAAGGTCCAGACGACGCGCCACGCGGTGCGCGGCGTGCTCACCCGCCCCGATGCCCAGATCGTCTTCGTCGACACGCCGGGCATCCACAAGCCGCGCACGCGCCTCGGCACGCGTCTCAACGCCACGGCCACCGACGCCCTCGACGGAGTCGACGTCGTGTGCCTCGTGCTCGACGCCACCGCGCCGCTCGGCGACGGTGACCGCTTCGTCGCCAGTCTCACGCCGCCGGGCGCGCTCGTCGTGGTCAACAAGTGCGACCGGGCGTCGAAGGATCAGATCATCACGCAGCTCGCGGCCGCCGGCGGGCTCGACAAGGCCGAGTACTTCCCGGTCTCGGCCCGCACAGGTCAAGGCGTCGACGCGCTGGTCGACGCCATCGCGCAACGCTTGCCCGAAGGCCCGCTGCTCTACCCCGCCGACCAGGTGAGCGACACCAGCGAAGAACACTGGGTCGCCGAGTTGGTGCGCGAGCAGCTGCTGGCGATCCTGCGCGAGGAGTTGCCGCACTCCGTCACGTGCCGTGTCGTCGACTGGGACTGGCCAGTCGTGAAGGTCGAGATCCTCGTCGAGCGCGATTCGCAGAAGGGCATCGTCATCGGCAAGAAGGGCGAGGTACTCAAGCGCGTCGGTATTGCCGTGCGCGAGCAGATGCCCGAAGGCGTGTTCCTCGATCTCGTCGTGAAGGTGGAAAAGGACTGGCAGCGCCGCGACGCGTCGCTCGATCGGCTCGGGTTCTGA
- a CDS encoding transcriptional regulator, translating to MDEDATTSDADANYSLRVGQRLRAVRKQRNLSLQAVEARSEGEFRASVLGAYERGERAISVARLQRLAALYDVSVDYLLPGHADASVTLDLRETAVAGAPPSWPVAGDEGPPVVIDLDGLERLPADERELIGRYVGMIQVKRQDFTSRRIAIRRDDLRALAFLFETTPAIMRRRLDQLGVSIRA from the coding sequence GTGGACGAGGACGCGACGACCAGCGACGCGGACGCCAACTACAGCCTTCGGGTGGGTCAGCGCCTGCGGGCCGTCCGCAAGCAGCGAAATCTGTCGTTGCAGGCGGTGGAGGCCCGTTCCGAGGGCGAGTTCCGGGCGTCGGTGCTCGGGGCCTACGAACGCGGCGAGCGCGCCATCTCCGTCGCCCGCCTGCAGCGCCTGGCGGCGCTGTACGACGTTTCCGTCGACTACCTCCTGCCCGGCCACGCCGATGCAAGCGTGACGCTCGACCTGCGCGAGACGGCGGTGGCGGGCGCGCCGCCGAGCTGGCCCGTCGCCGGCGACGAAGGTCCGCCCGTCGTCATCGACCTCGACGGCCTCGAACGGCTGCCGGCGGACGAGCGGGAGCTGATCGGCCGCTACGTCGGCATGATCCAGGTCAAGCGTCAGGACTTCACGTCGCGCCGCATCGCGATCCGTCGCGACGACCTGCGGGCCCTTGCCTTCCTCTTCGAAACGACGCCGGCGATCATGCGCCGGCGGCTGGACCAGTTGGGTGTTTCCATCCGCGCCTGA
- a CDS encoding VanW family protein, producing MHPRRRLVFVALGVAVLACGLVGTAMAINGHGKVARHVTLSGHSVAGLSRAELTARVKAIDTQLRKTTVQIDAPRHGFKITLDDLGARVDVAKTVKATMRVGRSGNPLGRLWSAVKAWVSERPASIQISIDEAKLRAAVAAHDPGPKTPSKEPSLTRTKGVFVAVNGQAGYGIDPTEVARLLPGAVADGAPIRLKVGRGRVPPRYTMADAEALARQANALGKLELKVSAGGETQTVSPTMLAGWIDALPTAEALLLGVNGPRAVTDLQKLFPDVGKPVAQTKYGISSSGAVVVTPGSEGTKCCDPDQVSTLLTAAIRRPPAKPITLPLKITEPDITQADINAFGIKEVIGTFTTHHVCCQPRVQNIHHIADLVRGYVMKPHTRLSINTLIGPRTLAKGFVVDHVIEDGVFSEAVGGGISQFATTLWNAAFFGGLDLISHQSHSIYISRYPYGRDATLNYPQPDLVIGNSTPYGVLVWPTYTGTSLTVTLYSTKYAIAEQTNQTQGKRGVCTDVVTERTRTYPDGTKKVDKIHAVYRPGEGQNCDGTVSATTTTSPPKATTTTKPASPSTTSP from the coding sequence ATGCATCCCAGGCGGCGGCTTGTCTTCGTCGCGCTCGGAGTGGCGGTTCTCGCCTGCGGGCTCGTCGGCACGGCCATGGCCATCAACGGCCATGGCAAGGTGGCGCGCCACGTCACGCTGAGCGGCCACAGCGTCGCCGGGCTGTCGCGCGCAGAGCTCACCGCCCGCGTGAAGGCCATCGACACCCAACTGCGCAAGACCACAGTGCAAATCGACGCGCCGCGCCACGGGTTCAAGATCACCCTCGACGATCTCGGCGCCCGCGTCGACGTCGCCAAAACCGTCAAGGCCACCATGCGCGTCGGCCGGAGCGGCAACCCGCTCGGACGGCTGTGGAGCGCGGTGAAGGCGTGGGTCTCAGAGCGGCCGGCGTCGATCCAGATCTCGATCGACGAAGCGAAGCTGCGCGCCGCCGTCGCCGCCCACGACCCCGGGCCGAAGACCCCGTCGAAGGAGCCGTCGCTCACGCGCACGAAGGGCGTCTTCGTCGCCGTCAACGGCCAAGCGGGCTACGGCATCGATCCGACCGAGGTGGCGCGCTTGCTGCCCGGAGCTGTTGCCGACGGCGCGCCCATCCGTCTCAAGGTCGGCCGCGGGCGCGTGCCACCGCGCTACACGATGGCGGACGCCGAAGCGCTCGCCCGCCAAGCGAACGCGCTGGGCAAGCTGGAGTTGAAGGTAAGCGCCGGCGGCGAGACGCAGACAGTGTCGCCCACGATGCTCGCCGGTTGGATCGACGCGCTGCCCACGGCTGAGGCGCTGTTGCTCGGCGTCAACGGCCCGCGAGCAGTCACCGACCTCCAGAAGTTGTTCCCCGACGTCGGCAAGCCTGTCGCGCAGACGAAGTACGGCATCTCGAGCAGTGGCGCCGTCGTGGTTACCCCCGGTTCGGAAGGCACCAAGTGCTGCGACCCGGATCAGGTGTCGACGCTGCTCACTGCGGCAATCCGCCGCCCGCCGGCCAAGCCCATCACCCTGCCGCTGAAGATCACCGAGCCCGACATCACCCAGGCCGACATCAACGCCTTCGGCATCAAGGAAGTGATCGGTACGTTCACCACGCACCACGTGTGCTGCCAGCCGCGTGTGCAGAACATCCACCACATCGCCGATCTCGTGCGCGGCTACGTGATGAAGCCCCACACCCGGCTGTCGATCAACACGCTCATCGGGCCGCGCACGCTGGCGAAGGGCTTCGTCGTCGACCACGTGATCGAAGACGGCGTGTTCTCCGAAGCCGTCGGCGGTGGCATCTCCCAATTCGCCACGACACTGTGGAACGCGGCGTTCTTCGGCGGTCTCGATCTGATTTCACACCAGAGCCACAGCATCTACATCAGCCGGTACCCCTACGGCCGCGACGCCACGCTCAACTACCCGCAGCCCGATCTCGTGATCGGCAACAGCACGCCCTACGGCGTGCTGGTGTGGCCGACGTACACGGGGACGTCGCTCACCGTCACGCTGTACTCGACGAAGTACGCCATCGCCGAGCAGACCAACCAGACCCAGGGCAAGCGCGGCGTGTGCACCGACGTCGTGACCGAGCGCACGCGCACGTATCCCGACGGGACGAAGAAGGTCGACAAGATCCACGCGGTGTACCGACCCGGCGAAGGACAGAACTGCGACGGGACAGTGAGCGCAACCACGACGACGAGCCCACCGAAGGCGACGACCACGACGAAGCCCGCGTCGCCTTCCACGACGAGCCCCTAG
- a CDS encoding RsmE family RNA methyltransferase, protein MRHRGAAHVFVADLAAPVLTSDDAHHLARVLRLRAGEPVTASDGRGGYRLCAFAENDALEPLGAVEYDDAPGVAVTVAFALTKADKPELAVQKLTELGVDRIVPVAAARSVVQWDAAKAARNVERWRAVAHAAAMQSRRVFLPEVADVTPLAGVAGEGVALAEAEGGPLDARIHTIAVGPEGGWTDEELAVVPRHVDLGPTTLRAETAAVAAGVLLTALRDGRLIAGGGR, encoded by the coding sequence ATGCGTCATCGTGGAGCCGCGCACGTTTTCGTCGCCGACCTGGCCGCGCCGGTGCTGACCAGCGACGACGCGCACCACCTCGCCCGGGTGCTGCGCTTGCGCGCCGGCGAACCCGTGACGGCATCGGACGGCCGCGGCGGCTATCGGCTGTGTGCCTTCGCCGAGAATGACGCGCTCGAGCCGCTCGGCGCCGTCGAGTACGACGACGCGCCGGGGGTCGCCGTCACCGTCGCGTTCGCGCTCACCAAGGCCGACAAGCCCGAGCTGGCGGTCCAGAAGCTGACCGAGCTCGGCGTCGACCGCATCGTGCCGGTGGCGGCGGCGCGCAGCGTCGTGCAGTGGGACGCGGCAAAGGCGGCGCGCAACGTCGAGCGCTGGCGCGCCGTCGCCCACGCCGCCGCCATGCAGTCGCGGCGGGTGTTCCTGCCCGAGGTCGCCGACGTCACCCCGCTGGCCGGTGTCGCGGGGGAGGGCGTGGCGCTGGCCGAAGCCGAGGGCGGCCCGCTCGACGCCCGGATCCACACGATCGCCGTCGGCCCCGAGGGCGGCTGGACCGACGAAGAACTGGCGGTGGTGCCCCGCCACGTCGATCTGGGGCCGACGACGCTGCGCGCCGAAACCGCTGCCGTGGCCGCCGGCGTGCTGCTGACGGCCCTTCGGGACGGTCGCCTCATTGCTGGGGGTGGCCGCTGA
- the ybeY gene encoding rRNA maturation RNase YbeY, whose protein sequence is MIHVFVSDEQSDQPVDAPRWQLLADKVLRAEKVKGDAELSVLFVDEATIASLNERFLGKSGPTDVLAFPLDDDPDEPGRWPDAGGPAPGREPPEPSDLPTLLGDVVICPSVAARNAPEHAGTYDDEIALLLVHGILHLLGMDHIEEADAEKMEARERELLAEFHS, encoded by the coding sequence TTGATCCACGTCTTCGTCAGCGACGAGCAGTCGGACCAGCCGGTCGACGCCCCGCGCTGGCAACTCCTCGCCGACAAGGTGCTGCGCGCCGAGAAGGTCAAGGGTGACGCCGAGTTGTCGGTTCTGTTCGTCGACGAAGCCACCATCGCGTCGTTGAACGAGCGATTCCTCGGCAAGAGCGGCCCCACCGACGTGCTGGCGTTTCCCCTCGACGACGACCCCGACGAGCCGGGGCGGTGGCCCGACGCCGGTGGACCCGCTCCCGGTCGCGAACCGCCCGAGCCGAGCGATCTGCCGACGCTGCTGGGCGACGTCGTCATCTGTCCGTCGGTGGCGGCGCGCAACGCGCCCGAGCACGCCGGCACCTACGACGACGAGATCGCACTGCTGCTTGTGCACGGCATCCTCCACCTACTCGGGATGGATCACATCGAGGAAGCCGACGCCGAGAAGATGGAAGCGCGCGAACGCGAGCTGCTGGCGGAGTTCCACTCGTGA
- a CDS encoding histidine triad nucleotide-binding protein produces MGEAECLFCKIVRSEIPATVVLDDDDVVAFRDLNPMAPTHVLVIPKQHIVGADHIADEHGDVLAKMFMAARAVAVAEGVDASGYRTVFNVGPDSGQSVPHLHLHVLGGRQMSWPPG; encoded by the coding sequence TTGGGCGAGGCGGAGTGCCTGTTTTGCAAGATCGTCCGTAGCGAGATTCCCGCCACCGTCGTCCTCGACGACGACGACGTGGTGGCCTTTCGCGACCTGAACCCGATGGCGCCGACCCACGTCCTCGTCATCCCGAAGCAGCACATCGTCGGCGCCGACCACATCGCGGACGAGCACGGCGACGTGCTGGCCAAGATGTTCATGGCCGCCCGCGCGGTGGCGGTGGCCGAGGGCGTCGACGCCTCCGGCTACCGCACCGTGTTCAACGTCGGGCCGGACTCGGGCCAGTCCGTCCCGCACCTCCACCTCCACGTACTCGGAGGCCGGCAAATGTCCTGGCCTCCGGGGTAG
- a CDS encoding excisionase family DNA-binding protein, whose product MADPIVWLSTKECCARLGVTVRTLYRFIDEGQLVAYQMGRVIRVQEQDLDKFVESVRIAPGSLAHLYPDTAGGEMLSIHGRPDYDEQEG is encoded by the coding sequence ATGGCTGATCCGATCGTTTGGTTGAGCACGAAGGAATGCTGTGCGCGGCTGGGTGTGACCGTGCGCACGCTGTACCGGTTCATCGACGAGGGCCAACTCGTCGCCTATCAAATGGGTCGCGTCATCCGCGTCCAGGAGCAGGACCTCGACAAGTTCGTCGAGAGCGTCCGAATCGCCCCGGGATCGCTGGCGCATCTGTATCCCGACACCGCCGGCGGGGAGATGCTCAGCATCCACGGCCGGCCCGACTACGACGAGCAGGAGGGGTAG
- a CDS encoding PhoH family protein, whose protein sequence is MSPTATYLVPGNDLMAALVGQHDEILRAIEAAFPGTSIVVRGNEVIIDGGDAGNVERLFSELVKLLESGTPLDTANVVRTIDMIRKDEVPSEILTAEVLKSARGRSVRPKTAGQKRYVDAIMSHTVTFGIGPAGTGKSYLAVALAVQALQAKAVERIILTRPAVEAGERLGFLPGDMLAKVDPYLRPLYDALYDMLTTEGALKLLERNTIEVAPLAFMRGRTLNGSFIILDEAQNTTPEQMKMFLTRIGFGSKAVVTGDVTQVDLATGKSGLVGVEAILGGVDDIAFVRLSDRDVVRHKIVADIVSAYERHDTANAKTSRRKH, encoded by the coding sequence GTGTCGCCAACCGCTACCTACCTCGTCCCCGGCAACGACCTCATGGCCGCGCTCGTCGGCCAGCACGACGAGATCCTGCGCGCCATCGAGGCGGCGTTTCCCGGCACGTCGATCGTCGTGCGGGGCAACGAGGTCATCATCGACGGGGGCGACGCCGGCAACGTCGAGCGTCTCTTCTCCGAGCTCGTGAAGCTGCTCGAGTCGGGCACGCCGCTCGACACCGCCAACGTGGTGCGCACCATCGACATGATCCGCAAGGACGAGGTGCCGAGCGAGATCCTGACCGCCGAGGTGTTGAAGTCGGCGCGCGGGCGCAGCGTGCGGCCCAAGACCGCCGGCCAGAAGCGCTACGTCGACGCCATCATGAGCCACACCGTCACCTTCGGCATCGGGCCGGCGGGCACGGGCAAGAGCTATCTCGCCGTCGCCCTGGCGGTGCAGGCGCTCCAGGCCAAGGCCGTCGAACGCATCATCCTCACGCGCCCCGCCGTCGAGGCGGGCGAGCGCCTCGGCTTCCTGCCCGGCGACATGCTCGCCAAGGTCGATCCGTACCTGCGTCCGCTCTACGACGCCCTCTACGACATGCTCACCACCGAAGGTGCGTTGAAGCTCTTGGAGCGCAACACGATCGAAGTTGCGCCGCTGGCCTTTATGCGCGGCAGGACGCTTAACGGTTCCTTCATCATCCTGGACGAGGCGCAGAACACGACGCCGGAGCAGATGAAGATGTTCCTCACCCGCATCGGCTTCGGCTCCAAGGCGGTGGTGACGGGCGACGTCACCCAGGTCGACCTGGCAACGGGGAAGTCGGGGCTCGTCGGCGTCGAGGCGATCCTCGGCGGCGTCGACGACATCGCGTTCGTCCGTCTCAGCGATCGTGACGTCGTGCGTCACAAAATCGTCGCCGACATCGTGTCGGCCTACGAACGCCACGACACCGCCAACGCCAAGACGTCGCGGCGAAAGCATTGA
- a CDS encoding alpha/beta hydrolase yields MEPHLSVQVFDDDREDDAPRVVLVHGVMDRGASFSRVVGYLYDEVVITYDRRGYAHSMEAPLSDSLDTHVDDLIDVIGDQPAYLIGHSLGGVITLTAAARRPDLVKAVGVYESPMPWLPEWPTTTAGARTLAEDSDPATAAESFMRYLAGDEAWEMLPMKTQQQRKAEGPALLSDLRMLHGGAAPFEAQEVTVPVAVAGGSLTQEHHKQGCEVMAKMFDTEVQWIEGAGHGGHMSHPGPFASFVRRTMRNP; encoded by the coding sequence GTGGAACCCCACTTGTCGGTGCAGGTCTTCGACGACGACCGCGAGGACGACGCGCCCCGCGTCGTGCTCGTCCATGGCGTGATGGACCGCGGCGCGAGCTTCAGTCGCGTCGTTGGCTACCTCTACGACGAAGTCGTCATCACCTATGACCGTCGCGGTTACGCCCATTCGATGGAAGCGCCGCTGTCAGACTCGCTCGACACGCACGTCGACGACCTGATCGACGTGATCGGCGACCAGCCGGCGTACCTCATCGGCCACAGCCTCGGCGGCGTCATCACGCTGACTGCCGCGGCGCGCCGGCCTGATCTGGTGAAAGCGGTCGGCGTCTACGAATCACCGATGCCGTGGCTGCCGGAGTGGCCCACGACGACGGCCGGCGCACGCACGCTGGCCGAGGATTCCGACCCCGCCACGGCCGCCGAGTCGTTCATGCGATACCTCGCCGGAGACGAGGCGTGGGAGATGCTGCCGATGAAGACCCAACAGCAGCGCAAGGCCGAGGGCCCGGCGCTGTTGTCCGATCTGCGCATGCTCCACGGCGGTGCCGCGCCGTTCGAGGCGCAGGAGGTGACGGTTCCTGTGGCCGTTGCGGGTGGTTCACTTACACAGGAGCACCACAAGCAGGGCTGTGAAGTAATGGCGAAGATGTTCGACACCGAAGTGCAGTGGATTGAAGGCGCGGGCCATGGGGGCCACATGAGTCACCCGGGTCCGTTCGCGTCGTTTGTGCGGCGCACCATGCGCAACCCGTGA
- the hemW gene encoding radical SAM family heme chaperone HemW, translating into MFPSAPDAYGVYIHVPFCSKRCDYCAFATWTDRHHLQASYVDACRAELARADLVPATSVFVGGGTPSLLDPVLLGELLRDVRLAPGAEVTVECNPDNVTAGLLAIYRDAGVTRISLGVQSTVPHVLRSLGREHDRAAVHRAVELVAGAGFASCNVDLIYGAAGESVADWETTLRDVLALAPRPPHVSAYALTVEPGTPLAAQPARHPDDDDQATKYLLAEELLGAAGLANYEISNWAEPGHECRHNWLYWSQGDYRGIGCAAHSHAAGRRWWNHRTPERYIDAVASATSPESGAEELDETTREEEALQLALRTRDGVPVGALDESDPDLADLVERRGGRLVLTVAGRLLANEVALRLRSPARRP; encoded by the coding sequence GTGTTTCCATCCGCGCCTGACGCGTACGGCGTCTACATCCACGTCCCGTTCTGCTCGAAGCGCTGTGATTACTGCGCCTTCGCCACGTGGACCGACCGGCATCACCTCCAGGCTTCCTACGTCGACGCCTGCCGCGCCGAACTGGCGCGCGCTGACCTGGTGCCGGCCACCTCGGTGTTCGTGGGCGGCGGCACGCCGTCGCTGCTCGACCCGGTGCTCCTCGGTGAACTGCTGCGTGACGTTCGCCTGGCGCCGGGCGCCGAGGTCACCGTCGAGTGCAACCCCGACAACGTGACGGCCGGCCTGCTGGCGATCTACCGCGACGCGGGCGTCACGCGCATTTCGCTCGGCGTCCAGTCGACGGTGCCCCACGTGCTGCGGTCGCTCGGCCGTGAGCACGACCGCGCCGCGGTCCACCGCGCCGTCGAACTCGTCGCCGGCGCCGGTTTCGCCAGCTGCAACGTCGACCTCATCTATGGCGCCGCCGGCGAGTCGGTCGCCGACTGGGAGACGACGCTGCGCGACGTGCTCGCCCTCGCGCCGCGGCCGCCCCACGTCAGCGCCTATGCCCTGACGGTCGAGCCGGGCACGCCGCTGGCGGCACAACCCGCCCGCCACCCCGACGACGACGACCAGGCGACCAAATACCTCCTCGCCGAGGAGTTGCTGGGCGCCGCCGGACTGGCCAACTACGAGATCTCGAACTGGGCCGAGCCGGGCCACGAGTGCCGGCACAACTGGCTGTACTGGTCACAGGGCGACTACCGCGGCATTGGTTGCGCCGCCCATTCCCACGCGGCGGGCCGGCGCTGGTGGAATCACCGCACCCCCGAGCGCTACATCGACGCCGTCGCCTCGGCCACGAGCCCTGAGAGCGGAGCCGAGGAACTCGACGAGACCACGCGTGAAGAAGAGGCCCTGCAATTGGCGCTGCGCACCCGCGACGGCGTGCCCGTCGGCGCCCTCGACGAGTCCGATCCCGACCTCGCGGACCTCGTCGAACGCCGAGGCGGGCGGCTCGTTCTGACCGTCGCCGGGCGGCTTTTGGCCAACGAAGTGGCGCTGCGGCTCCGATCACCGGCCCGTAGGCCCTAA
- a CDS encoding hemolysin family protein: MSGGEIVILVVVVLLVFNASLLALAETSITRMSKHKATVMADEGRPGARELVRITSQPERYLNPVLLVVLGSHLAVGTLVGIVAERHFHQWGVVLGIVFEIAILFVVGEAAPKTWAVLNGDRAALLVARPVLAIGNFPPLRAIARALIAVSNALLPGRGLKQGPYVSEEELLALTDAAADEDVIEQEERELIRSVFEFGDTVAREVMVPRPDVVAVEGAQQVTEVIEVALRHGFSRIPVYDENIDNIIGVVFTKDLLRAEREGRADIGVRNLAREGLFVPESKPVAELMREMQRRKLHLAFVLDEFGDTAGIVTLEDLIEELVGEITDEYDVEEAPIERLPNGDVRVNGKMPIDEVNELLKIALPEGDDWDTVAGLLFNKMGHVPVDGEHVMCGGHMLTAERVQGRRIGRVRIKVGAAPASDHHE; encoded by the coding sequence GTGAGCGGCGGCGAGATCGTCATTCTCGTGGTGGTCGTGCTGCTCGTCTTCAACGCGAGCCTGCTCGCGCTCGCGGAGACGAGCATCACGCGCATGAGCAAGCACAAAGCCACCGTGATGGCCGACGAGGGCCGCCCGGGAGCCCGCGAGCTCGTCCGCATCACCAGCCAGCCCGAGCGTTACCTCAACCCGGTCTTGCTCGTGGTGCTCGGGTCGCACCTGGCGGTCGGCACGCTCGTGGGCATTGTCGCGGAGCGGCATTTCCACCAGTGGGGCGTCGTGTTGGGCATCGTGTTCGAAATCGCGATCCTCTTCGTCGTAGGTGAGGCGGCGCCGAAGACGTGGGCGGTGCTCAACGGCGACCGCGCCGCGCTGCTTGTTGCCCGGCCCGTGCTCGCCATCGGCAACTTCCCGCCGCTGCGGGCGATTGCCCGTGCACTGATCGCGGTGTCGAACGCGCTGTTGCCTGGCCGGGGACTCAAGCAAGGCCCGTACGTGTCGGAAGAGGAACTGCTGGCGCTCACCGACGCGGCGGCCGACGAAGACGTGATCGAGCAGGAAGAGCGCGAGCTCATTCGTTCGGTGTTCGAGTTCGGCGACACGGTGGCGCGCGAGGTGATGGTGCCGCGGCCCGACGTCGTCGCCGTCGAAGGGGCGCAGCAAGTCACCGAGGTGATCGAGGTGGCGCTGCGCCACGGGTTCTCCCGCATACCCGTCTACGACGAGAACATCGACAACATCATCGGCGTCGTGTTCACCAAGGATCTGCTGCGCGCCGAGCGCGAAGGGCGCGCCGACATCGGCGTGCGCAACCTGGCGCGCGAGGGCCTGTTCGTACCCGAAAGCAAGCCGGTGGCGGAACTGATGCGCGAGATGCAGCGGCGCAAGCTGCATCTCGCGTTCGTGCTCGACGAGTTCGGCGACACCGCTGGCATCGTCACGCTCGAAGACCTCATCGAGGAACTCGTGGGCGAGATCACCGACGAGTACGACGTCGAGGAGGCGCCGATCGAGCGCCTGCCCAACGGCGACGTGCGGGTCAACGGCAAGATGCCCATCGACGAGGTCAACGAGCTGCTCAAGATCGCACTGCCCGAGGGCGATGACTGGGACACGGTCGCGGGTCTGCTGTTCAACAAGATGGGCCACGTCCCGGTCGACGGCGAGCACGTGATGTGCGGCGGCCACATGCTCACCGCCGAGCGCGTGCAGGGTCGACGCATCGGACGCGTGCGCATCAAGGTCGGCGCCGCGCCCGCATCCGACCACCACGAGTGA
- a CDS encoding TIGR01777 family oxidoreductase codes for MRVAVTGSSGLIGSALTASLTADGHEVIRMQRGQQWDPVAGSVAPGVLDGVDAVVNLAGEGVAEKRWTEEQKQRIRDSRVVGTTAIAEACAAAKVPTLVSGSAVGVYGAPGATIVDESQRPGDDFLAGVVTAWEAATAAAESAGTRVVHARTGIVQSARGGALKRQLLPFKLGLGGKIGSGDFYVSWIALEDEVRALRFAIDTPSLTGPVNLTAPNPVTNAEWTKALGRVLHRPTFLTVPPIALRLALGGELVDSLLASQRVVPRKLLDAGFEFRYPTIDEGLAAALTT; via the coding sequence ATGCGTGTCGCGGTAACGGGCAGCAGCGGACTCATCGGCAGCGCGCTCACGGCGTCGCTCACCGCTGACGGGCACGAGGTGATCCGCATGCAGCGCGGCCAGCAGTGGGACCCGGTCGCGGGCTCAGTCGCGCCGGGCGTGCTCGACGGCGTCGACGCCGTGGTCAACCTCGCCGGCGAGGGCGTCGCCGAGAAACGCTGGACGGAAGAGCAAAAGCAGCGCATCCGCGACTCGCGCGTCGTGGGCACCACCGCGATCGCCGAGGCGTGCGCGGCGGCGAAGGTGCCGACCCTCGTGTCGGGATCGGCCGTTGGCGTCTACGGCGCGCCCGGCGCCACCATCGTCGACGAGTCGCAACGTCCGGGCGACGACTTCCTCGCCGGCGTCGTCACAGCGTGGGAGGCGGCGACCGCCGCCGCGGAGAGCGCCGGCACGCGCGTCGTGCATGCCCGCACCGGCATCGTGCAGAGCGCACGCGGTGGCGCGTTGAAGCGGCAGCTGCTGCCGTTCAAACTCGGCCTCGGCGGCAAGATCGGCAGCGGCGACTTCTACGTGAGCTGGATCGCACTCGAAGACGAAGTGCGCGCCCTGCGCTTCGCCATCGACACACCGTCGCTCACGGGGCCGGTGAACCTCACGGCACCGAATCCGGTGACCAACGCCGAGTGGACCAAAGCGCTCGGGCGCGTGCTGCACCGCCCCACGTTCCTGACGGTGCCGCCGATCGCCCTGCGCCTCGCGCTCGGCGGCGAACTGGTCGACTCGCTGCTCGCCAGCCAGCGCGTCGTGCCCCGCAAACTCCTCGATGCCGGCTTCGAGTTCCGCTACCCCACGATCGACGAAGGGCTCGCCGCCGCACTGACCACGTAG